In Helianthus annuus cultivar XRQ/B chromosome 8, HanXRQr2.0-SUNRISE, whole genome shotgun sequence, a single genomic region encodes these proteins:
- the LOC110871694 gene encoding 2-methylene-furan-3-one reductase: protein MKAWKYDEYGSVDVLKLATDVAVPEIKDDQVLVKVVAAALNPVDYKRRLGYFKATDSPLPTTPGYDVAGVVVKVGSQVKGLKEGDEVYGDINEKALDGPKQFGTLAEYTAVEERLLALKPKNLDFIQAAALPLAIETAYEGLERAKFSEGKTILVLNGAGGVGSFIIQLAKHVFGASKVAATSSTGKLELLKSLGADVAIDYTKENFEDLPDKYDVVYDAIGQPEKAVKAVNETGVAVCITGPIPPPGFSFVLTSDGSILTKLNPYLESGKIKVIIDPKSPFPFDKVNEAYAYLESHRATGKVVIYPIP, encoded by the exons ATGAAGGCATGGAAGTATGATGAATATGGAAGTGTTGATGTGCTGAAACTGGCTACTGATGTGGCGGTTCCTGagatcaaagatgatcaggtGTTGGTTAAGGTGGTTGCTGCTGCTCTTAACCCTGTTGATTACAAAAGAAGGCTTGGTTACTTTAAAGCCACCGATTCTCCTTTGCCG ACTACTCCAGGATATGACGTCGCTGGGGTAGTTGTGAAGGTCGGAAGCCAAGTAAAAGGACTGAAGGAAGGAGATGAAGTATACGGTGATATTAACGAAAAGGCTCTAGATGGGCCTAAACAGTTTGGAACATTGGCTGAGTACACAGCGGTTGAGGAGAGATTGTTAGCTTTGAAACCGAAGAACTTGGATTTTATACAAGCTGCTGCTCTCCCTCTTGCAATTGAGACCGCTTATGAAGGTCTTGAAAGGGCTAAATTCAGTGAAGGTAAAACAATCCTTGTTTTAAATGGAGCGGGTGGAGTTGGATCATTCATAATTCAG CTCGCAAAACATGTGTTTGGTGCTTCAAAAGTAGCTGCCACATCTAGTACAGGAAAACTCGAGTTGCTAAAGAGTCTAGGAGCGGATGTAGCAATCGACTACACCAAAGAAAACTTTGAAGATCTACCAGATAAATATGATGTTGTGTATGATGCAATTG GACAACCGGAGAAAGCAGTGAAGGCGGTTAATGAAACTGGTGTTGCAGTCTGTATAACGGGGCCAATTCCACCGCCAGGATTCAGCTTTGTTCTCACATCTGACGGATCCATTTTGACAAAACTAAACCCTTACCTGGAGAGTGGAAAGATCAAAGTGATTATTGACCCTAAAAGCCCATTTCCATTTGACAAAGTTAATGAAGCTTATGCTTACCTTGAGAGCCACCGGGCTACTGGAAAGGTAGTCATATACCCGATTCCTTGA